TCTCGCCAAAATCGCCTGAGTCTATGTCGAGCCCCTTTTGCCTCATTTTGTCGGCGCTTTCAAGCGCCAGAAAGCTTACCTGGCGGTGGCCGGGTCCCGCGTGGGCGTCGCTCTCGATACCATGGTCCTCAATGAGTTTAACCTCGCCGACATCCACCTTCTGTGTACCCTTCTTCTGGCTTATACAGACGGCCACTACCCGTCCTGTCTTATTACCTTTGGTCATGATAAACGTCCTTAAAACAAGGGACTTACTATGGGAATATATCACGAACCCACGGCAAAGGTCAAGCAAGGAGACTGTCGGCATGCGGGTGAGGATAGTGCCGGCGAAATTGCGTTTGACTGCAGGTTCTTTTGAGATATACTTTTATGAGGGCTGTTTGGAAGAAGGAAAGCCCTTAAGACATGGTTTAACCCGGCCGGGCAGCAGGGTCTTGACTGCTGCCTTAATTTTTTGCGTCCCGGCTTATTTCATGCTATTATCTCTACTATGGCAATAGAAACGCTTAACAATACGAGGGTGCTGATAGCAGACAACCTGCCTGATGTGTGTGATGATATCATGAAAAAGGCGGGTATAAAGGTGGTGAAGAAGCCTCACCTGTCTCCCGACGAGCTCAGGGAGGAGATTAAGGACTTCGAGGGTGTGATAGTCCGCAGTCGGGCGAGGTTAACGGGGGACGTCCTTGGTTCCGCGGCGAAGTTGCGTGCCGTGTGCAGGGCTGGCGTAGGGATTGACAATGTGGACATGGCAGCCGCCACCAAAAAGGGTGTGGTGGTAATGAATACCCCCGAGGGCAACACCATTTCAACTGCTGAGCACACAATCGGTCTGATATTTGCCCTGGCCCGGAAGCTGTGCCAGGCGCACCAGTCGCTCAAAGCGGGCGAGTGGGAGCGTAAGAAGTTCGTTGGTGCTCAGGTCATGGGGAAGACACTCGGGGTTGTTGGTCTGGGGCGGATTGGGCGCGAGGTGGTGAAGCGTGCGGCCGCGCTTGGGATGAAGGTGCTTGCCTATGACCCGTATGTTTCTCCTGAGATAGCGGACCAGTACCCCATACAGAAGGTGGATAAACTTGATGACCTGTTAAGGCAGTCTGATTTCATAACCATCCACGTTCCACTCAACAATTCCACAAGGAATATGATAGCGAAACGGGAGTTTGACGTCATGAAGCAGGGTGTGGCGCTGATAAACTGTGCCAGGGGTGGAATAGTAGTGGAGCAGGACCTTTACGACGCGGTCAGTTCGGGTAAGGTGGCGGGTGCCGCGCTTGACGTGTTTGAAGTGGAGCCGCCGACGGGGAATAAGCTGCTTGAGCTGGAGCAGGTCATAGCCACACCGCATCTTGGCGCCCAGACCAGCGAGGCACAGACGGCGGTTGCGGTAGAGGCCGCCGAGCAGATGGTGGACGCGCTGCGGGGCAGGGTCTTCCGCAACGCCCTTAATCTGCCTGCCAGCAGCCCCGACGAGTTTGACCAGCTGCGCCCGTTTATGGACTTTACCGAGAGGATGGGTTCCTTCCTCATGCAGTTGACGGATTGCGGGGTGCATTCCGTGTCGCTCATCTATGCGGGGGAAATAGCCAAGAAGAACACTCGCCTTGTAACCGACAGCTTTCTTGTGGGGCTGCTCAAGCCCTGCGTGGATGAGGGCGCCAACCTGGTAAGCGCACCTATCCTGGCCATGGAAAAGGGCATAGAAGTCTCGGTTACTACCAGCAGTACCTGCGGGAATTTTACGAATCTGATTACCGCCGGCGTCAAAACCGCTAAGATGGAAAGCGCCATCACCGGCGCCATATTTGACAGGGGTGACGCCCGCGTGGTGAGTATCGACGGTTACAACGTTGAGGCCTTCCTGGAGGGCACGATGCTGGTCATCATTGCCAAGGACCGGCCAAAACTGGTCGGCAGTGTCGGCTCAATGCTGGGCGACAGGGGAATAAACATAGCAAGGATGGCCTTCGGCAGGAAGCTGGTCGACGGTGAGAGCATCGCCATTTTGATAATAAACCTCGATGGGCCGGTATCAAGAGAGCTGGAGATCGATATAAACAACCTTGAGGGCATAGATTCCGCCAGGCTGGTGTTTCTGGACTAAATGCCTGCTTTCAAGCGTTCTGCCTCGAATTCCGGGAGGCCCGCCTCAATAATCTTCTTCGATGCGCTTTCTATATCATATTCAAGACGCTTGAAGCTTATTGTCTGGTCATCTGTGTCATAGAGCACGTAACATGCCCTGGGGTCCTGGTCTCTGGGCTGCCCCACGCTTCCGGCGTTTATTATAGCCTGTTTCACGCCCTTCAGACTCACCACCTCTTTATTCTCAGTGCGCAGCGCGTCGTCATCCTTGATGATTACTAAAGGGACGTGGGAGTGGCCTATAAAACAGGTGCGTGTTTGAAGGGCGGCAAGGCAGAGTTCCGCCTCCCGGTACGTCTGGAGATAATGGAACTGCTCCGGCTGATAGAGTGTGCCATGCACAAGTGTAATATCTTCTTTTTCTAATTCTATGACAAGGGGCAAGTTGGACAGGAAATCCTTGTCTTCACTGCTCAGGTGTTTTCTTGTCCACAATGCCGCCTCTTTCGCGTGTGGGTTAAAGTAGTTTATATCCATCTTCCCGACGGCGGCGTAGTCGTGGTTACCCGCTGCGATGGTCCCGGTCAGCTTTCTCAGGGTGGCGAGGCACCTGGAAGGTTCGGCGGCGTAGCCCACCACGTCCCCGATACTCAGAATCTTTTCGGCCCCTGTTTCTTTTATGTCTTTCAGAACGGTGTCCAGGGCTTCGAAGTTGCTGTGTATGTCACCAAGTACGGCGTAGAGCAGGATGTTCTCCTAGTAATTAGTTACGCATGATAAACACCAGAATGGAGGGACAGGAACGGCCATTTCATGTAGACCTCAAGAATGTGTCTTTAGGGCAGGGATGATGTCGTCTAAAGACTGTGTTAAAGTGTACAAGGCAGCAGGTTATTCGGTGGTGGAGATGTAGCTCATCCTCA
Above is a genomic segment from Candidatus Bathyanammoxibius amoris containing:
- a CDS encoding MOSC domain-containing protein, whose protein sequence is MTKGNKTGRVVAVCISQKKGTQKVDVGEVKLIEDHGIESDAHAGPGHRQVSFLALESADKMRQKGLDIDSGDFGENIVTEGLDIKRLKPGTRLKLGNDALLEITQIGKECHDRCAIYYKAGDCIMPKEGIFSTVLAGGIVRVGDQVKILD
- the serA gene encoding phosphoglycerate dehydrogenase — translated: MAIETLNNTRVLIADNLPDVCDDIMKKAGIKVVKKPHLSPDELREEIKDFEGVIVRSRARLTGDVLGSAAKLRAVCRAGVGIDNVDMAAATKKGVVVMNTPEGNTISTAEHTIGLIFALARKLCQAHQSLKAGEWERKKFVGAQVMGKTLGVVGLGRIGREVVKRAAALGMKVLAYDPYVSPEIADQYPIQKVDKLDDLLRQSDFITIHVPLNNSTRNMIAKREFDVMKQGVALINCARGGIVVEQDLYDAVSSGKVAGAALDVFEVEPPTGNKLLELEQVIATPHLGAQTSEAQTAVAVEAAEQMVDALRGRVFRNALNLPASSPDEFDQLRPFMDFTERMGSFLMQLTDCGVHSVSLIYAGEIAKKNTRLVTDSFLVGLLKPCVDEGANLVSAPILAMEKGIEVSVTTSSTCGNFTNLITAGVKTAKMESAITGAIFDRGDARVVSIDGYNVEAFLEGTMLVIIAKDRPKLVGSVGSMLGDRGINIARMAFGRKLVDGESIAILIINLDGPVSRELEIDINNLEGIDSARLVFLD
- a CDS encoding metallophosphatase family protein, whose amino-acid sequence is MLYAVLGDIHSNFEALDTVLKDIKETGAEKILSIGDVVGYAAEPSRCLATLRKLTGTIAAGNHDYAAVGKMDINYFNPHAKEAALWTRKHLSSEDKDFLSNLPLVIELEKEDITLVHGTLYQPEQFHYLQTYREAELCLAALQTRTCFIGHSHVPLVIIKDDDALRTENKEVVSLKGVKQAIINAGSVGQPRDQDPRACYVLYDTDDQTISFKRLEYDIESASKKIIEAGLPEFEAERLKAGI